The DNA region CCCGCTCCTCCCCGCCGAACTCGATTTCCGCAAAACGAATCCCCTGATCATTGACCAGCGTGGTTTGTCTTATGTGCTTTATGTGATTGTTTTTGTCATTATTGAAATCCGGCTTCTCATTTTTCATCGGTCATGAACCTCCGTCATGACTTCAATTATACCATTTTGCATGGCCAGTCTAATGGATTTTCATATGAAACTCATCTATATTATAAGGGATGAAAGCGAACGATGCTCCAGATCAAAGACTGAAGCCGGAAAGGACTTCCTGATGAATAAATGGATCAAGGCACTATTATTTCTGGTAGGAGCGGCCATTCTGACCCGGCTGATCCCCTTCTCTTCCTGGTTCCGCATCCTCGATACGATGATTCACGAACTGGGACACGCACTCATGACCCTCCTCATGTCCGGCCGAGTGCTCAGCATTGAGCTGAACCCCGATCACAGCGGCGTCACGTATTCCATGCTGTCCTCGGGGGGCTGGAGTCCTGTTATTGTCTCGCTGGCAGGGTATATATCGGCCTCCGTGTTCGCCATTCTCATGTTCCTGGGATATGCCCGTAAGCGGCAGGGCGAAGGCTTAATGACCATTACCGCGCTGGCGGTTATTATGATTATTTTCTTCGTACACAAGGGGTATGGGCTGTGGTGGCTCATTATTTTCATCATAGTCAATCTTATCTTCTACATGCTGGGACCGAAAATCCGTAATTTCTATTACCTGCTTCTGGCCTTTCTCGTGCTCGAGGAGTCCGTCATGGGGCCGTTGACCTTGGCCATACGGGCGCTGAGCCAGCCATCGCAAGCAGGAGACGCAAGCAATCTGGCCAATATGACTGTGGTTCCCGCGATTATCTGGGCCCTGCTGTTCTTCGTCTTTTCTCTGTGGTGCGCCAAGGTGGCGCTGCAGCTGTTCTGGAAGAAGCGATGATGGGCCGTCCCGCTTACCTGTATTTTGAAAGGAGCTGCTTAGCCTTTAATTGTTATGACAGATTGTAATACCAAGTGCAACAATTCCTCTGTGAAAGATTCGTGAGCGGTTTCGCCAACCCACGAGGCCTGTGGTTGATTAGATCTAGTGAATGGGCGAGCTCCTCATCCTCAACTTGAGCGACATCAGTGCCTTCTGTGCGGAAACGTTCCATGATTTGCTCTGGAGACCACGTCGCTGGAGCTTTTCCTCTAAGGAAACAGACAAGAGGTCTGACCATTTACCCGAAGAAACGGAAGCCTTAATGCGTTCCTCATAAGCGTGCTGGGCTTTTTCAGCCCGATAGGGCTACAACGCAGCAACAAGCTTCAACTCACGGCAAACCGTCGAAGGATGTCTTCCCCGTTCTTTTGCAATGGCTCTCAAACTATTGCCTTGCTGATGGAGGATTTCTAACTTGCTGCGTTCAATTATGCTAAGCCGTGTGTAGCTCATAGCGGATTCTCCTTGTGTGAATGTGGTGTAGGAATTCATTTTACACGAATCGGGCCATGGGCCCTTTTTTATTTAATTCCAGTAGGTGTTGCACTTCATAATTACAATCCGTCTATTAAAATGGCCTTCCACAATACGATTCCAGAAAAAACTTGGTGACCTGTCGCCTCACACTTCGAAACTCAAATTACTTCTCAGAGGAACCGATGATTGAATATGAGGTCAAGGGTGGCAGCATTTCTAAAAACGATATAGTTTGCATTACTAAGAATAGTAGTGATTCAATAAACGAGTCTGTTGCGGGGGAGCAATATGAGCTGGAAGGGGAAGAACGTTCACCACTAATGTCGATATTATAGGCTTTTCTTGTACAATTATTAATCAAATAGAAAAGACAAGCCAAAGACTTGTAATAGCCAGCGGGGCTTGTCTTACCGTACAGTTCTCAAAGGCTAGCCTGTTTAATTCTCATAATGACGTATAAGTTCTTCAGAATCGGTAGTTTTTAAAACAATTTCATCTTTTTCAAAAAGAACAATTTGCGGGAATGTATTTAAGTCGAAAATTCTTTCATAATTAAATTTTTGATCCTGGCTAACGTCAATGAACGAAACATTTGTGATGGGTTTATCAATCCTCAAGTTATTATTTATATAATCAATATTCTTCTGTAATGTTTCAGTATATGAATCTTCTAATGATTTATTTGTAAAAACTACTACTGTGACCTCATTTGTTTGATTTTCTAACAAAAAATCTGTGGCCTTCTCAGTGTTATTTTTACTGCATCCCGAAACTAATAAAGTTAACAACAACAAAATCAGGACATTCTTCATGTTTTCCCCCTAAGCATTTTAAGAGACTGGCTGTCAACCAGTCTCCGTCTTATTATGAACAAGGAAATATCTATTGAACTTTTGCAGTTATATCGTGGTTATACGTATCGGTAAAGGTTGTCCACTGGGCTGGTTTATCATAAAAAGAATAGAAGGCTCCTATTTTAACATATACGCCTGCCTGAATTTTAACATTGGCACCCTTACCTGTAATTTTTGTGATCCCTTGAATAGTATATTTATCTAAATCTCTTCCACTTGAATCTTGTAATGGAATATTAATATTACTCAAATCCCAACGAGCAGGATTACCATCAGTCTTTTTGTTATCTGAACCGATTGGAATTTGAATTTCTGATCCTATTCCAGCGTAGGAAATTGTAATCGGTATAGTTGTTTTAGTAGTTTCTTTAACGATAGGATAAGTGTATGCAATAGCATAAGGACTTGTAGTTGTATAAGATTCATATCGAGTTAATAGAGTATAAATCCCAGACTGCTTTTTAATCAATTGTCCAGTTCTTCCATAAGGATCTTTCCAAGTATTGATACTCGAAAAAAGAGGTTGGAATTTAATTTGGAGGTTATTGTCATTATTTGAAACAAGGTTGTTAGTATTCCATTGAACATTTGAGAAAGTATATTTACCATATTTCGCTGACTTAACATACGGCAGATTATCAGCCATTGGCATCACAAGTCCTTGGCTATTTTTCTCAATAATTTCGTGCATATTTTCTAAAGAAATCCACTCATTATTGTTAAAATGTATGAAAGTCTCTTCAGGAAACTCATTGCCAATAGAAGGCTTTGTAATAATTAAATCACCATTTGCATTCTCTTTTTTGTCATATCCAAGTTTTAATACGTATGATTCACCAGTATGCAACATTCCCTGAGCTGAGATTAGAGTTGTATTTGACTCAGTGTCATGGCTGATTTCATATAAACCCTCAGCCTCGATAATCCCATCTTTGGTGTCTAAAACAAGAGATAGGTCACTGTCAGATATCAGATCTACCTTCAAGTTATTGTATTGTTTAATCTTTTCATAGGTTTCATTGTCATATTCATAAACATTGTTTATTGTAAAAGTATCCCTATATCTGCAAATGCGAATTGCGGGAAAACACTAAGCATGAGTAGTAATGCAGCTAATAATATTAAACTTTTCTTCAAATTATGTGCCTCCTATTAGTTGTAATTAATATCAATTAAACGAGATTTCCCTGACATCATAGATGTGCTGGCCAGCTGCAGAAAAATCTTTATTGGCTCTGTCTCAATATAACTTAGCCTCCAGAAAGCGGAAGATTCTGTTAAGTAGATAGGCTGTTACGTTCTTCGTATCTCCTCCCAAATAAATTTTAAAAAATGTAGGCGCCTACATACTATAAACACGCTAACAGACCAATTGGTTACATTTCTTTTCACGATTTATCTTAATAACTCACTTTTGCAGAGAAAAAAAACAGATTAATAGCATGTACAACGAGGGTTAAAGAACGATTGAATAGACTCCTTGACGAAAAATAGAAAAACACCGCTTCGTTGGTAAAAGTGAGAGTGTCGAGCCTCCACTACCACACAGCCCTCTATATGATAGGACAAAAGAAAGTCCTCAAACACTTGAATGCAGCAGGAATCAAAAGGAAATTGGGATTTACCTGTGCCTATTTGTTTCGTACTGTATTTGTCTAGTTGTTCCACCTGTAGAATTGGTTTCGTTTGCTGGAAAGCAACAAAGGTAAAGCGTTTTCCGTCACCGTCCAAAGAAGAATGAATGGCTGGATTGCTTCCAACCGATCTTACCTTATCCGCCCAGAGATAATCTAGACCCTGGAGGATACTTGCATACCAAGATAATGATGACCACTGACTGAATTCAGATTGCCACTATCATGATCTGTTTCCATTAACCTTTGCAGCTAAGCTGGGCTTTGCCTTTGCGCTTCCATGGGACACCCACAAGGGCTTTGCTGCATACTTCTTCCCCTGCCACAGGTGCGTATATCGGCGGAGGAGCAGCGCGTTCGCCTTTAAAATCGGGAAGTATCCTCACTTATTCCATGCTTAGTTTCCCGATTTTAACAGCGACCGGAGCTGATATACGCACCGCCCCACGGCTCGCTAACGAGTGCAGCCACAGCCCCTTCCCCCTCCTCCAGAAAAAGCCCGGCTCCTGCCTTTGCAGCAAGCCGGGCTTTGCCTTTGTGCTTCCATGAGACACCCACGTGGCTGGGCTGCACACTTTCTCCCCTGCCACAGGTGCGTATATCGGCGGAGGAGCAGCGCGCTCGCCTTTAAAATCGGGAAGCATCCTCTACCTATTCCATTCTAGCTTCCCGATTTTAACAGCGACCGGAGCTGATATACGCACCGCCCCACGGCACGCTAAAAGGTGTGCAGCCACAGCCCCTCCCTTCACTCCCGAAAAAAGCGCAAAATAAAAAGCCCAGCCCCCGCAAGAGCAGGAGCCTGGTGCAAAGCAATTGGTTGTTTTCACCATACGGTCGAACGAAGAGCGCGATTAATGGTATAATTGTAAATAGTTTAATAAAATCCCATGATAAGGGGGTGTTGATATGGGTTCGGCATTTGGTTTTGGAGGCCTGATCGCCAATCTAGTCATAATCTTTGTTGTTTTATTAGTCCTATATCGAATCGTAAAACTTGCGGTTAACCGATCTGAAATTAAAGAGGACATCACAAAATTAAGGGCTGAGGTAAAAAACTTACATACAAAAATTAATAACCTTGAAAAGTCAGACTTATGACGACCTGAGACGATATACGCACCGGCCTACGGCACCATCCCCATGTGCAGCCTTCAGCCAACGCCCTCACCCCAAGAAGCCCGGCTCCTGCCTTTGCAGCTAAGCTGGGCTTTGCCTTTGCGCTTCCATGGGACACCCACAAGGGCTTTGCTGCATACTTCTTCCCCTGCCACAGGTGCGTATATCGGCGGAGGAGCTATGCGTTCGCCTTTAAAATCGGGAAGTATCCTCTGCCTACTCCATTCCAGCTTCCCGATTTTAACAGCGACCGGAGCTGATATACGCACCGCCCCACGGCTCGCTAACGAGTGCAGCCACAGCCCCTTCCCCCTCCTCCAGAAAAAGCCCGGCTCCTGCCTTTGCAGCAAGCCGGGCTTTGCCTTTGTGCTTCCATGAGACACCCACGTGGCTGGGCTGCACACTTTCTCCCCTGCCACAGGTGCGTATATCGGCGGAGGAGCAGCGCGCTCGCCTTTAAAATCGGGAAGCATCCTCTACCTATTCCATTCTAGCTTCCCGATTTTAACAGCGACCGAAGCCGATATACGCACCGCCCCACGGCACGCTAACAAATGTGCAGCCACAGCCCCTTCCCCACTCCCAGAAAAGCGCAAAATAAAAAGCCCAGCCCCCGCAACAGCAGGAACTGGGCTTCTTCATTTCAAATTATTGTTGCTTCAAGTTGTAGAACGACTTCAAGCCGTTGTATTGAGCAAGCTCGCCCAATTGGTCTTCGATGCGAAGCAATTGGTTGTACTTCGCTACGCGGTCCGTACGGGAAGGTGCACCCGTCTTGATCTGACCTGCGTTGGTAGCAACAGCGATGTCAGCGATCGTGCTGTCCTCGGACTCACCGGAACGGTGGGAGACAACAGCGGTGTAGCCTGCGCGTTTTGCCATTTCGATTGCATCGAAGGTTTCAGTCAATGTACCGATTTGGTTAACCTTGATCAGGATGGAATTACCGATACCTTCCTTGATACCTCTCTCCAGACGCTCAGTGTTCGTAACGAACAGGTCGTCACCAACCAGCTGAATTTTGTTGCCCAGCTTCTCAGTGAGCAGCTTCCAACCTTCCCAATCGTCCTCGGAGCATCCGTCTTCGATGGTGATGATTGGGTATTTGTCTACCCAAGAAGCGAGCAGGTCAACGAATTCCGCAGGCGTGAAGGATTTGCCTTCGCCTTCCAGAACGTATTTGCCGTCCTTGAAGAATTCCGTGGAAGCAACGTCCATACCCAGGAATACGTCTTTGCCTGGCGTGTAGCCAGCTTTTTCGATCGCTTCGATAATGGAGGACAGTGCATCTTCGTTGGACGTGAAGTTTGGAGCAAAACCGCCTTCGTCGCCAACTGCCGTGTTCAGGCCTTTGCCTTTCAGAACGGACTTCAGGTTGTGGAAGATTTCAGCACCCATGCGAAGCGCTTCTTTGAAGCTAGGTGCGCCCACAGGCAGTACCATGAACTCTTGAACGTCTACGTTGTTGTCGGCATGAGCGCCGCCGTTCACGATGTTCATCATTGGTACTGGAAGCTGTTTGGCGTTGAATCCGCCAAGGTATACGTACAGCGGAAGATCCAATGCGTCAGCAGCAGCGCGCGCTACAGCCATGGATACAGCCAGGATCGCGTTTGCGCCGAGCTTGCCTTTGTTAGGCGTTCCGTCCAAAGCGATCATCAGCTTGTCGATGCCGAGCTGGTCAAGCGCGTCCATGCCGATTACTTCAGGAGCGATGATCTCGTTCACGTTCTCAACAGCTTTCAGAACGCCTTTGCCCAGGTAACGGGATTTGTCGTCGTCGCGAAGCTCAACCGCCTCGTGAACGCCAGTGGAAGCGCCGGATGGAACGATCGCGCGTCCGATTGCGCCGGATTCCAGGTATACTTCAACCTCTACAGTCGGGTTGCCGCGGGAGTCAAGGACTTCGCGAGCATATACGTCAGAAATAATAGTCATGGGTATAGTCTCCTTTTTCTTTGGTATCGTTTATGGTTTAAGATCTTGTCCGTCTTTATTTACGCGCCGCAATCATGGAAGTTCCGGTCATTTCAGCCGGCTTCGGCAGATCCATCAGGTCGAGGATCGTCGGAGCGATATCGGCCAGAATGCCGCCTTCGCGCAGCGTCACGTTCTCATCGGTAACGATGAACGGAACCGGGTTGGTGGTATGAGCCGTGAATGGGCGTCCATTCTCGTCAAAGACCATGTCCGCATTGCCGTGGTCAGCCGTAATGATGGCGACTCCGCCTTTAGCCAAGACGGCCTCAACCACTTTGCCGACGCACTCATCCGTCACTTCAACCGCCTTCTTGGTTGGCTCGAGCATGCCCGAGTGGCCGACCATGTCCGGGTTCGCAAAGTTCAGAATAATCGCATCATGCTTCTCAGCTTCGATTTCCTTCACGCACGCATCTGCGACCTCATAAGCGCTCATCTCCGGCTTGAGGTCATAGGTTGCTACCTTCGGCGAATTGATCAGGATGCGCGTTTCGCCCGGAAGCTCGACATCGCGTCCGCCGCTGAAGAAGAACGTCACGTGCGGATATTTCTCGGTTTCCGCAATGCGCAGCTGCTTTTTGTTATGCTGCACCAGCACTTCGCCCAGCGTGTTGTCCAGATCCTTCGGCTTGTAGGCAACGAAGCCCTCCACCGTTTCGCTGAACAGGGTCAAGCACACGAAATGCAGGTTCTGCGGGAATCCCGGACCACGGTCGAAGCCGCGGAAATCCTTATTCGTGAACACCTGGGACAATTGAATCGCGCGGTCAGGACGGAAGTTCAGGAAGACGACCGAATCGCCGCTTTCCACCAGGCTTATCGGCTGGCCTTGGTCATCAACGATCACCGTAGGCTCGACGAATTCGTCATATACGGATTTCTCATACGATTCGGTAATCGCTTTGAGCGGATCGGTGTACTTCGGTCCTTCTCCGTATACCATGGCGCGGTAAGCCTTCTCCACACGATCCCAACGCTTGTCGCGGTCCATCGCGTAATAGCGTCCGGACAATGTAGCGATCTGTCCAACGCCCACTTCCTGGATCTTCGCAATGAGATCTTTCACGAACTGCTTGCCGCTGTCAGGCGCTACATCCCGTCCGTCCATGAAGCCATGGATGTAAACGTCCTGCATGCCTTCCTTCTTGGCCAGGTCCAGCATCGCAAACATATGCTCGATGTGGCTATGTACCCCGCCATCCGACACAAGCCCGTACAGATGAAGCTTCTTGCCGCTGTTTTTTGCCGCGCGAACCGCCTCGACCAGCGTATCGTTCTCGAAGAACTCGCCTTCCCGAATCGACTTTGAGATCCGGGTCAGATCCTGATACACGATCCGGCCTGCGCCGATGTTCAGGTGGCCCACTTCGGAGTTCCCCATCTGGCCTTCCGGCAAGCCGACCGCTTCGCCGCAAGCGGTAAGCGTCGTGTTCGGATACTGCTTCAGGTACCGGTCGTAATTCGGCTTGTTCGCTTGAGCGACTGCATTGCCTGCTTCGGTGTTGCGAAGCCCGAAACCATCCATGATGATCAGGGCTACTGGTCTTGGAGCTGTCATCTTACTTCGCCCCCTCAACGAGTGCGATGTAGGAAGCCGGCTGAAGACTTGCACCGCCGACGAGCGCGCCGTCGATGTCGCTTTGTCCCATATACTCCGCTACATTTTCAGGCTTCACGCTGCCGCCGTACTGAATCCGTACTTGAGCTGCAACACTTTCACCGTACAAGCCCTTAACGAGCTCGCGGATATAGGCAATCACTTCGTTAGCATCCTCAGCCGTGGAAGATTTGCCTGTACCGATAGCCCAGATTGGCTCGTAAGCAATGACAACATGAACCGCTTGGTCTGCAGGAAGACCTGCAAATGCGGCCTCGGTCTGTACCTTGCACACATCTTTCGTTTGGCCGGCTTCACGCTCTTCCAGCTTCTCGCCTACGCATACGATCGGCAGCAAGCCGTGACGGAATGCCGCATGAACCTTCTTGTTCACGATCTCATCGGTTTCCGCAAAGTATTGGCGTCGCTCGGAATGTCCGATAATGACATAATCAACGCCCAGGTCTTTCAGCATCAAACCGCTGATTTCGCCTGTAAATGCGCCGTTATCTTCAAAATGGAGGTTTTGCGCGCCGATCTTGATGTTCGTTCCTTTGGCTGCTTCCACCAAAGCCGGAAGATTCGTAAACGGTGCGCAGATCACGCTCTCCACGCCTTCTACTTCCGCTTTGCCTTTAACCTCTTCGAAAAAAGCCTTTGCTTCTGGAACCGTCTTAAACATTTTCCAGTTGCCAGCTATGATAGGTGTTCTCACACAGTTCACTCCTTTATTCCCCCGGTGAGCCGGGGTTCAAGCTTCTTCCACATTAGCTATCCAAAATCATTGATCTATATCTTTATTTATCGTTCAGTGCCACAACACCAGGAAGTGCTTTGCCTTCCATGAACTCAAGAGACGCACCGCCGCCGGTGGAAATATGGTCCATTTTGTCAGCGAGTTCGAATTTCTCAGCAGCTGCTGCGGAATCCCCGCCGCCGATCACCGTGTAGGCTTCCGTTTCTGCACATGCCTGTGCCACTGCACGGGTACCATGGCTGAATGGTTCGATTTCGAATACGCCCATAGGTCCGTTCCATACAACCAGCTTGGAGTTTTTAATGACCTCAGCGTATTTGGCGCGAGTCTTCGGTCCGATATCAATGCCTTCCCAATCCGCCGGAATTCCGTCGATATTGACAACCTTGGTGTTGGCATTTGCGCTGAATTCGTCGGTAACGACGATATCCTCAGGCAGGTAGAAATTCTTGCCGAGCTGCTTCGCTTTCTCGATGAATCCGAGCGCGGCATCCAGCTTCTCTTTGTCAAGTAGAGATTGGCCGATTTCATGCCCTTGCGCCTTCAGGAAGGTATACGTCAGTCCGCCGCCGATGATCACGTTGTCGGCAATG from Paenibacillus ihbetae includes:
- a CDS encoding M50 family metallopeptidase, which gives rise to MNKWIKALLFLVGAAILTRLIPFSSWFRILDTMIHELGHALMTLLMSGRVLSIELNPDHSGVTYSMLSSGGWSPVIVSLAGYISASVFAILMFLGYARKRQGEGLMTITALAVIMIIFFVHKGYGLWWLIIFIIVNLIFYMLGPKIRNFYYLLLAFLVLEESVMGPLTLAIRALSQPSQAGDASNLANMTVVPAIIWALLFFVFSLWCAKVALQLFWKKR
- the eno gene encoding phosphopyruvate hydratase, producing the protein MTIISDVYAREVLDSRGNPTVEVEVYLESGAIGRAIVPSGASTGVHEAVELRDDDKSRYLGKGVLKAVENVNEIIAPEVIGMDALDQLGIDKLMIALDGTPNKGKLGANAILAVSMAVARAAADALDLPLYVYLGGFNAKQLPVPMMNIVNGGAHADNNVDVQEFMVLPVGAPSFKEALRMGAEIFHNLKSVLKGKGLNTAVGDEGGFAPNFTSNEDALSSIIEAIEKAGYTPGKDVFLGMDVASTEFFKDGKYVLEGEGKSFTPAEFVDLLASWVDKYPIITIEDGCSEDDWEGWKLLTEKLGNKIQLVGDDLFVTNTERLERGIKEGIGNSILIKVNQIGTLTETFDAIEMAKRAGYTAVVSHRSGESEDSTIADIAVATNAGQIKTGAPSRTDRVAKYNQLLRIEDQLGELAQYNGLKSFYNLKQQ
- the gpmI gene encoding 2,3-bisphosphoglycerate-independent phosphoglycerate mutase; this encodes MTAPRPVALIIMDGFGLRNTEAGNAVAQANKPNYDRYLKQYPNTTLTACGEAVGLPEGQMGNSEVGHLNIGAGRIVYQDLTRISKSIREGEFFENDTLVEAVRAAKNSGKKLHLYGLVSDGGVHSHIEHMFAMLDLAKKEGMQDVYIHGFMDGRDVAPDSGKQFVKDLIAKIQEVGVGQIATLSGRYYAMDRDKRWDRVEKAYRAMVYGEGPKYTDPLKAITESYEKSVYDEFVEPTVIVDDQGQPISLVESGDSVVFLNFRPDRAIQLSQVFTNKDFRGFDRGPGFPQNLHFVCLTLFSETVEGFVAYKPKDLDNTLGEVLVQHNKKQLRIAETEKYPHVTFFFSGGRDVELPGETRILINSPKVATYDLKPEMSAYEVADACVKEIEAEKHDAIILNFANPDMVGHSGMLEPTKKAVEVTDECVGKVVEAVLAKGGVAIITADHGNADMVFDENGRPFTAHTTNPVPFIVTDENVTLREGGILADIAPTILDLMDLPKPAEMTGTSMIAARK
- the tpiA gene encoding triose-phosphate isomerase codes for the protein MRTPIIAGNWKMFKTVPEAKAFFEEVKGKAEVEGVESVICAPFTNLPALVEAAKGTNIKIGAQNLHFEDNGAFTGEISGLMLKDLGVDYVIIGHSERRQYFAETDEIVNKKVHAAFRHGLLPIVCVGEKLEEREAGQTKDVCKVQTEAAFAGLPADQAVHVVIAYEPIWAIGTGKSSTAEDANEVIAYIRELVKGLYGESVAAQVRIQYGGSVKPENVAEYMGQSDIDGALVGGASLQPASYIALVEGAK